The proteins below are encoded in one region of Phycisphaerae bacterium:
- a CDS encoding D-2-hydroxyacid dehydrogenase yields the protein MKIVVLDGYTLNPGDNPWIEVAKLGELVVYDRTPADQILTRSGGAAILLTNKTPLIAEMIARLPELRYIAVLATGYNVVDVVAARKRGIPVSNVPVYGTDSVAQFVFALLLEMCHNVALHSRLIHAGEWSRREWCFWDAPLIELAGLKMGLIGFGRIGRRVGELAHAFGMEVLAFDSFRGSDPSFRPFSWCGLEEVFARADVVSLHCPLTVENTGLVDARLLGLMKQGAFLINTARGPLVREQDLAEALCSGKLAGAALDVVTEEPIGAGSPLLLAPRCILTPHIAWATASARKRLTETTAKNVAAFLRGAPINVVN from the coding sequence ATGAAGATCGTGGTGCTGGACGGATACACGCTGAATCCTGGCGACAATCCCTGGATCGAAGTGGCGAAGCTGGGCGAGCTGGTGGTCTACGATCGCACGCCGGCGGATCAGATTCTGACCCGTTCGGGCGGGGCGGCCATTCTGCTCACCAACAAGACTCCTCTGATTGCCGAGATGATCGCCCGACTGCCGGAGCTGAGGTACATTGCGGTTTTGGCCACGGGATACAACGTGGTGGATGTGGTCGCCGCCCGGAAGCGTGGCATTCCCGTGTCGAACGTGCCGGTTTACGGCACGGACTCTGTGGCCCAGTTTGTCTTTGCTCTCCTGCTGGAGATGTGTCACAACGTGGCTCTGCATAGTCGGCTGATCCACGCGGGGGAATGGTCTCGGCGGGAGTGGTGCTTTTGGGACGCGCCGCTGATCGAGCTGGCCGGCCTGAAGATGGGTCTGATCGGCTTTGGCCGGATCGGGCGGCGGGTTGGGGAACTGGCCCACGCCTTCGGGATGGAAGTCCTGGCGTTCGACAGTTTTCGGGGAAGCGATCCGTCGTTCCGTCCGTTTTCCTGGTGTGGGCTGGAGGAGGTTTTCGCTCGGGCCGACGTGGTTTCGCTGCACTGCCCGTTGACCGTGGAGAACACGGGACTGGTAGACGCCAGGCTGCTGGGGCTGATGAAGCAGGGGGCTTTTCTGATCAATACTGCCCGTGGTCCGCTGGTTCGCGAGCAGGACCTGGCCGAGGCGTTGTGTTCGGGCAAGCTGGCGGGTGCGGCCCTTGATGTTGTCACCGAGGAGCCGATCGGCGCTGGGAGTCCGTTGCTTTTGGCTCCGCGCTGCATTCTGACTCCGCACATCGCCTGGGCGACGGCCTCGGCTCGCAAGCGGCTGACCGAGACGACCGCCAAGAACGTGGCCGCTTTTCTTCGCGGGGCGCCGATCAACGTGGTGAATTAA
- a CDS encoding ThuA domain-containing protein encodes MKRQRSRWIQSAIVSTVMAALLGLVTIPTQAQTTKPSPTTRPPSITTLPPLKVLMIAAGQAHNYDTLPKKLADNLAKDRDLEVRVVGDLGILTPDELSKCDVMMFNNCQDDKLTDAQREAILGALRQGKGLVAMHCALYSFQPWPEWRRIVGCVVRGHDPFTSFESVVVDSDHPIARNVPMEFKISDEPYLAEEWIEDNHVIVQTAEPRGKRSKPEPMVWTTRYAGARVFSIMFGHDEKSHTEPAFLKLLANGTRWAGGRLGPPTVVSEAEMLDGFLPLFNGNALDEWRYDPALWRVENGIIIGDSHPKGLTKNSNAIAPGEYIDFVLRFSVKYISGNTGVQFRSEELPEYEVAGYQADVVPDGWGNLHEQNGRRRLVDGWTGKAEKVVNLKDWNEMEVIAQGPRIIIKTNGLVTADYTETDTTKPRFGIFSLQLHRDEPMTVQFTNLRVKPIEAGASQPAENAK; translated from the coding sequence ATGAAGAGGCAGCGTTCGCGTTGGATCCAGAGCGCCATCGTGTCGACCGTCATGGCGGCCCTGCTGGGACTGGTCACAATCCCCACCCAGGCTCAGACCACGAAGCCGTCGCCGACCACCAGACCGCCATCGATCACTACCCTGCCTCCCCTCAAAGTCCTGATGATCGCCGCCGGCCAGGCTCACAACTATGACACACTGCCTAAGAAGCTGGCCGACAACCTCGCCAAGGACCGCGACTTGGAAGTCCGCGTGGTCGGCGATCTCGGCATCCTCACACCCGACGAGTTGAGCAAGTGTGATGTCATGATGTTCAACAACTGCCAGGACGACAAGCTGACGGACGCCCAGCGCGAAGCGATCCTCGGAGCGCTCCGGCAAGGCAAGGGCCTGGTGGCAATGCACTGCGCCCTCTACTCGTTCCAGCCCTGGCCGGAATGGCGCAGGATCGTCGGCTGCGTCGTGCGCGGACACGACCCGTTCACCTCCTTCGAGTCCGTGGTCGTGGACAGCGACCATCCGATTGCCAGGAACGTGCCCATGGAGTTCAAGATCAGCGACGAGCCCTACCTGGCCGAGGAGTGGATCGAGGATAACCACGTCATCGTGCAGACCGCCGAGCCTCGGGGTAAACGCAGCAAGCCGGAACCCATGGTCTGGACAACACGGTACGCCGGCGCTCGCGTCTTCTCGATCATGTTCGGCCACGACGAGAAGTCCCACACCGAGCCGGCATTCCTGAAACTGCTGGCCAACGGCACCCGCTGGGCCGGCGGCCGGCTCGGGCCGCCAACCGTGGTGAGCGAGGCGGAAATGCTCGACGGCTTCCTGCCTCTGTTCAACGGCAACGCCCTCGACGAATGGCGCTATGACCCGGCACTCTGGAGGGTCGAGAACGGCATCATCATCGGCGACTCCCACCCCAAAGGCCTGACCAAAAACTCCAACGCCATCGCCCCCGGCGAGTACATCGACTTCGTGCTCCGCTTCAGCGTCAAGTACATCAGCGGCAACACCGGCGTGCAGTTCCGCAGCGAGGAACTGCCCGAGTACGAAGTCGCCGGCTACCAGGCCGACGTCGTGCCTGACGGCTGGGGCAACCTGCACGAACAGAACGGCCGGCGACGACTGGTCGACGGATGGACCGGCAAGGCCGAGAAAGTGGTCAACCTCAAGGACTGGAACGAGATGGAGGTCATCGCCCAGGGCCCGCGCATCATCATCAAGACCAACGGCCTGGTCACCGCCGACTACACCGAAACCGACACCACCAAACCCCGCTTCGGCATCTTCTCCCTGCAGCTCCACCGCGACGAACCAATGACCGTCCAGTTCACCAACCTCCGTGTCAAACCAATCGAGGCCGGCGCGAGCCAGCCGGCGGAGAACGCCAAGTAG
- a CDS encoding NADP-dependent glyceraldehyde-3-phosphate dehydrogenase, whose amino-acid sequence MPTTVDAPKRVFPEVAEIPADVRMDFYGAADRYLVGGEVRSWSGPRQRVLSPVCVAGSSGSRPFELGEYPLMTAEAALEVLDAACRAYGQGCGRWPTMSVADRIHHLESFIPRMQVVREQVVCLLMWEIGKSRADSCKEFDRTVDYIRDTIEALKELDRNSSRFAVEQGFVAQIRRSPLGVVLCMGPQNYPLNETFTTLIPALIMGNTVIFKPPKYGVLLHAPLLEAFACSFPPGVVNTVYGDGPTVVGPLIEGGRIDVLAFIGSAKVASLLKHQHPRPNRLRCVLGLDAKNAAVVLPDADLDLAVSECVLGALSFNGQRCTAIKIIFVHRSLADEFAQRFARKVEQLKVGMPWDDGVHITPLAEQGRPEWFKGLVDEAVAAGAKVVNRGGGTIDQTLFYPAVLYPADLKTRICQIEQFGPVTPIVPYDDEREVIDWVVACPFGQQAALFGSDPRRLSRLIDPLVNQVSRVNINSQCQRGPDKFPFVGRKDSAEGTLSVSDALRVFSIRSLVAAKSTEPNQRIVSGIVSGRCSKFLSTDFIF is encoded by the coding sequence ATGCCGACGACGGTTGATGCTCCGAAGCGTGTGTTTCCGGAGGTGGCGGAGATCCCCGCCGACGTTCGCATGGACTTCTACGGGGCAGCTGATCGGTACCTGGTTGGCGGTGAGGTTCGGTCGTGGTCTGGGCCGCGGCAGAGGGTGCTGTCGCCGGTTTGTGTGGCCGGTTCCAGTGGTTCTCGGCCCTTTGAGTTGGGCGAGTATCCGCTGATGACCGCTGAGGCTGCCCTCGAGGTGCTGGATGCCGCCTGCCGGGCGTACGGGCAGGGTTGCGGCCGGTGGCCGACGATGTCGGTGGCTGATCGCATCCACCATTTAGAATCCTTCATTCCCCGGATGCAGGTGGTTCGCGAGCAGGTCGTGTGCCTGCTGATGTGGGAGATTGGCAAGAGCCGGGCGGACTCGTGCAAGGAGTTTGACCGAACCGTCGATTACATTCGTGACACGATCGAGGCCCTGAAGGAGCTGGATCGCAACAGTTCACGGTTTGCGGTTGAGCAGGGCTTCGTGGCCCAGATTCGCCGCAGCCCCCTGGGCGTCGTTCTGTGCATGGGGCCGCAGAACTACCCGTTGAACGAGACCTTCACAACGCTGATTCCGGCCCTGATCATGGGCAACACGGTTATCTTCAAACCGCCCAAGTACGGCGTGCTGCTTCACGCCCCGTTACTGGAGGCGTTTGCCTGCTCGTTTCCTCCGGGTGTAGTCAACACGGTGTACGGTGATGGTCCGACGGTGGTGGGGCCGCTGATCGAGGGTGGGCGGATTGACGTGCTGGCCTTTATCGGGTCGGCCAAGGTAGCATCCCTGCTCAAGCACCAGCATCCCCGTCCGAACCGGCTGCGGTGCGTTCTGGGGCTGGATGCCAAGAATGCGGCCGTCGTGCTGCCGGATGCCGATCTCGACCTGGCGGTTTCCGAATGCGTATTGGGTGCTTTGTCGTTCAATGGGCAGCGGTGTACGGCCATCAAGATCATCTTTGTTCACCGGAGTCTGGCGGATGAGTTTGCCCAGCGGTTTGCCCGGAAGGTTGAGCAGCTGAAGGTCGGCATGCCCTGGGACGACGGCGTCCACATCACGCCGCTGGCCGAGCAGGGTCGCCCGGAGTGGTTCAAGGGGCTGGTCGATGAGGCCGTTGCCGCTGGGGCGAAGGTGGTCAACCGTGGTGGGGGGACGATCGACCAGACGCTGTTCTATCCGGCCGTGCTCTACCCGGCCGATCTCAAGACGCGGATCTGCCAGATCGAGCAGTTCGGTCCGGTCACGCCAATCGTGCCCTACGACGACGAACGGGAGGTGATTGACTGGGTGGTCGCCTGTCCGTTCGGGCAGCAGGCCGCCCTGTTCGGCAGCGATCCTCGGCGGCTCAGCCGGCTCATCGATCCACTGGTCAACCAGGTCTCGCGGGTGAACATCAACAGCCAGTGCCAGCGCGGTCCGGACAAGTTTCCGTTCGTGGGCCGGAAGGACTCGGCCGAGGGCACGCTCTCGGTCAGCGATGCGCTCCGGGTTTTTTCGATTCGCAGCCTGGTGGCCGCCAAGAGCACGGAGCCGAACCAGCGGATCGTGTCTGGGATCGTTTCGGGTCGTTGCTCGAAGTTTCTGTCGACGGATTTCATCTTCTGA
- a CDS encoding trypsin-like peptidase domain-containing protein produces the protein MNIVVARVLVLALLGGTPSVISSSNQPSRRTPIVEVFERARDSVVNITATQIVEIERRVSPLENFFDLPGFGPQKQRYERTSLGSGFILHADGYVVTNAHVVAQAARPKVIFADRSEHEADLVSIDERHDLAVLKIDARRALRAIVMGRSDDLMIGETVIAIGNPLGYEHTVTAGIVSALNRKLTIGEDVLSEHLIQTDASINRGNSGGPLLSILGELIGINTAIRGDAQNIGFAIPVDDLRKLLPDMLSIERRKRLETGLRLSSRGRPKVIEAVGPAAAAGIEPGDELTAVDGKPITSDVDFHVHMLSVSRNNKVDIKLTRGNKSMSATLVPKAIPIPDGAELLQHKFGLTVRILTPKEAKQLDVDGRLLITRVERDSPAGRAGFVPGLIIFQIGNDFPSDLEDVGLLLEQVRPGEKLLFKVYEVQQMFLRVLAGALIAR, from the coding sequence ATGAATATTGTCGTGGCGCGGGTCCTGGTTCTCGCTCTGCTCGGGGGGACACCGAGCGTGATCTCGTCGTCCAATCAGCCCAGCCGGCGGACGCCGATCGTCGAGGTGTTCGAGCGGGCTCGAGACAGCGTGGTCAACATCACGGCCACGCAGATCGTCGAGATCGAGCGCCGAGTGAGCCCGCTGGAGAACTTTTTCGACCTTCCCGGATTCGGCCCGCAGAAGCAGCGCTACGAACGGACGTCGCTGGGTAGCGGCTTCATTCTGCACGCAGACGGGTACGTGGTCACCAATGCCCACGTTGTCGCCCAAGCGGCCAGGCCAAAGGTCATCTTCGCGGACCGCTCGGAGCATGAGGCGGACCTGGTCAGTATCGATGAGCGGCACGACCTGGCGGTCCTCAAGATTGACGCGAGGAGGGCCTTGCGGGCGATTGTCATGGGCCGCAGCGACGACCTCATGATTGGCGAGACGGTCATAGCCATCGGCAACCCGCTGGGCTACGAGCACACTGTGACGGCCGGCATTGTGAGTGCACTGAACCGCAAGCTCACCATCGGGGAGGATGTTCTCTCGGAGCATCTGATCCAGACGGACGCGAGCATCAACCGGGGCAACTCCGGCGGGCCGCTGCTCAGCATTCTGGGTGAACTGATCGGCATCAATACCGCGATTCGGGGCGACGCCCAGAACATCGGATTCGCCATTCCGGTCGACGATTTGCGGAAGCTACTGCCGGACATGCTGTCCATCGAACGGCGCAAGCGGCTGGAGACTGGCCTGCGGCTGAGTTCTCGGGGCAGGCCCAAGGTCATCGAGGCCGTTGGGCCGGCAGCGGCCGCGGGCATTGAGCCGGGCGATGAGTTGACTGCGGTAGATGGCAAGCCGATCACCAGCGACGTGGACTTTCACGTTCACATGCTGAGTGTGAGTCGAAACAACAAGGTGGATATCAAGTTGACTCGGGGCAACAAGTCCATGTCCGCCACGCTCGTACCGAAGGCGATCCCGATTCCGGACGGCGCCGAGTTGCTGCAGCACAAGTTCGGTCTGACGGTCCGGATACTGACGCCGAAGGAAGCCAAGCAGCTGGACGTCGACGGGCGACTGCTGATCACTCGCGTCGAGCGTGACAGTCCGGCGGGTCGGGCCGGCTTCGTTCCCGGCCTGATCATCTTTCAGATCGGTAACGACTTCCCGAGCGATCTGGAAGACGTCGGCCTGCTCCTCGAACAAGTCAGGCCGGGCGAGAAGCTCCTGTTCAAGGTGTACGAGGTGCAGCAGATGTTCCTGCGGGTGCTGGCGGGGGCTCTCATTGCGAGATAA
- a CDS encoding glycerate kinase: MRVVIAPDKFKEALSAGEVCAAIARGVQRVVPDAEIDLVPMADGGEGTVEALVAATGGTRQVASVAGPLGDPVQAVWGMLGGPSRTVVMEMAAATGLALVPPGKRDPLLTSTYGTGQLVMAALDAGARRILIGIGGSATNDGGTGAAQAIGVRFFGTGMLLSAHECGCGDAAESCGAGSAAMVLPLRLSGGRLNEITRIDLAARDPRIATTEILVACDVDNPLCGPRGASAIYGPQKGATPEQVRILDRNLGHLAGLIQRDLGLDVADLPGAGAAGGLGAGLVAFFGARLESGVQIVMDAVRLADRVGRADLVITGEGRIDRQSMMGKVIAGVGRTAKAAGVPCLALVGGVGDGAGAALEVLESYHPINPPGTPLSEALPRTAGALEQTMVKVMAGRVR, from the coding sequence ATGCGTGTTGTCATTGCTCCGGACAAGTTCAAGGAGGCTCTATCGGCCGGGGAAGTTTGTGCGGCCATTGCCCGGGGCGTACAGCGGGTGGTGCCGGATGCGGAGATTGACCTGGTGCCCATGGCCGACGGCGGCGAAGGCACGGTCGAGGCGTTGGTCGCGGCTACGGGTGGGACACGTCAGGTGGCGTCCGTGGCGGGGCCACTGGGCGATCCGGTCCAGGCGGTGTGGGGTATGCTCGGCGGACCCAGCCGGACGGTGGTCATGGAGATGGCCGCCGCGACGGGGCTGGCACTCGTGCCGCCCGGGAAGCGTGACCCGTTGCTGACCAGCACATACGGCACCGGCCAACTTGTGATGGCCGCTCTCGACGCCGGTGCCCGGCGGATCCTGATCGGGATTGGCGGGAGCGCGACCAATGACGGCGGAACCGGTGCCGCCCAGGCGATTGGCGTACGGTTTTTCGGCACCGGAATGCTGTTGTCCGCGCACGAGTGCGGTTGTGGCGACGCGGCGGAGTCCTGCGGTGCCGGCTCTGCTGCGATGGTTCTTCCTCTTCGGCTGAGCGGTGGCCGGCTGAACGAGATCACCCGCATCGACCTTGCCGCTCGCGATCCGCGAATCGCGACGACCGAGATCCTGGTTGCCTGCGATGTTGACAATCCCCTGTGTGGACCGCGCGGGGCGTCGGCCATCTATGGCCCGCAAAAGGGCGCGACGCCGGAGCAGGTGCGGATACTGGACCGCAATCTCGGTCACTTGGCGGGGCTCATCCAGCGAGACCTCGGCCTCGATGTGGCCGATCTGCCCGGTGCCGGAGCGGCCGGCGGGCTTGGGGCCGGACTGGTCGCGTTCTTCGGTGCCCGGCTGGAATCGGGCGTGCAGATCGTCATGGATGCCGTACGGTTGGCGGATCGCGTGGGCCGGGCCGATCTGGTCATCACCGGCGAGGGGCGGATCGACCGGCAATCGATGATGGGCAAGGTGATCGCCGGCGTTGGACGGACCGCGAAGGCGGCGGGGGTCCCGTGTCTCGCCCTGGTCGGCGGTGTGGGCGACGGCGCGGGCGCGGCGCTCGAGGTTTTGGAGAGCTATCACCCGATCAATCCGCCGGGCACGCCGTTGTCGGAGGCTCTTCCCCGGACGGCCGGGGCGCTGGAGCAGACGATGGTGAAAGTGATGGCCGGGCGAGTGAGATAG
- a CDS encoding PEP-CTERM sorting domain-containing protein (PEP-CTERM proteins occur, often in large numbers, in the proteomes of bacteria that also encode an exosortase, a predicted intramembrane cysteine proteinase. The presence of a PEP-CTERM domain at a protein's C-terminus predicts cleavage within the sorting domain, followed by covalent anchoring to some some component of the (usually Gram-negative) cell surface. Many PEP-CTERM proteins exhibit an unusual sequence composition that includes large numbers of potential glycosylation sites. Expression of one such protein has been shown restore the ability of a bacterium to form floc, a type of biofilm.), producing MRTGSVALAVAVTAVSVAVVQASELYAVSKFAGPGLVYRLDPVTGASSLVGPTGYDYAGDLASDTRPGSYRIWAPDVTTNTLLIIDPITGSATAVAPFSSSDKIVSLAFDPVAGKLYGTSARGFGAAGDQLYEIDPDTGGAALVGALGVNNVYALAFNAGTLFGVSEDRRALYQINTTTGFATLCASIALEHVYDIATRPEDNVTFAVDSGTNTLYTLDLSSGVAVSVGSYAVSNLVGLAFTSAPEPATVALLVLGGLGVLGRFRRR from the coding sequence ATGAGGACAGGGTCTGTCGCGTTGGCGGTCGCGGTCACCGCCGTATCGGTTGCAGTGGTCCAGGCAAGTGAGTTGTATGCCGTCAGCAAGTTTGCGGGTCCGGGGCTGGTCTACCGGTTGGACCCGGTGACAGGGGCGAGCAGCCTGGTTGGTCCGACCGGCTATGATTACGCTGGCGATCTGGCCAGTGATACCCGGCCGGGCTCGTACCGTATCTGGGCGCCGGACGTCACCACGAACACGCTGCTCATCATTGACCCGATCACCGGGTCAGCCACGGCCGTCGCGCCTTTCTCCAGCAGCGATAAGATCGTTTCGCTGGCTTTCGACCCGGTTGCGGGCAAGCTCTATGGTACCAGCGCTCGCGGCTTTGGGGCGGCCGGCGATCAGCTCTACGAGATCGATCCCGACACTGGTGGGGCGGCGCTCGTTGGGGCGCTCGGCGTCAACAACGTTTACGCCCTGGCCTTCAATGCCGGCACGCTTTTCGGCGTCAGCGAGGATCGCCGGGCCCTGTATCAGATCAACACCACGACGGGGTTTGCGACCCTGTGTGCCTCTATAGCCCTCGAGCATGTCTACGACATCGCCACCCGGCCGGAAGACAACGTTACCTTTGCCGTCGATTCGGGAACCAACACGCTGTATACGCTCGACTTGAGCAGTGGGGTGGCCGTGTCCGTTGGCTCCTACGCGGTCAGCAACCTGGTCGGCCTGGCTTTCACTTCGGCGCCCGAGCCTGCCACGGTGGCCCTGCTGGTTCTGGGTGGCCTCGGCGTTCTGGGCCGTTTCCGCCGCCGGTAA
- a CDS encoding UDP-glucose/GDP-mannose dehydrogenase family protein — translation MKLTVIGSGYVGLVTAVCLSDTGNDVVGLDNDPSKVEALNRGETVIFEPGLGEILTSNMKAGRLRFTLDKPAAIRHGDVIFIAVGTPPKTDGSPDLTAIRAVGDDIAQHLDRPKIVVIKSTVPVGTGDELEQRINAKAPFKVSVVNNPEFLKEGSAVADFQKPDRVIIGAEKAEAAAVISELHEPFIRNQRPVHIMRRAAAEMTKYAANAALATRISFINQVANICDELGIDVNDVRRGIGSDSRIGFQFLYPGAGYGGSCFPKDVQGLVYVAKRAGVTADLLESVHQVNVRQRLVIYNKIITRFGQDLANLTFAIWGVAFKPKTDDIREAPAVILIEKLLEAGATVRAHDPEALANLRQRFADRVSCHEQAYEALDGADALAILTEWNEFRSPNFELMRARMRQPIVFDGRNLYSLETMRKHHFEYYGIGRSATPLTR, via the coding sequence ATGAAGTTAACGGTGATTGGCTCAGGATATGTCGGTCTCGTCACCGCCGTGTGCTTGTCCGATACCGGCAACGACGTCGTCGGCCTGGACAACGACCCTTCAAAGGTCGAGGCCCTGAATCGCGGCGAGACGGTCATCTTCGAACCCGGCCTGGGCGAAATCCTGACCAGCAACATGAAAGCCGGTCGCCTCCGCTTCACCTTGGACAAGCCCGCGGCAATCCGTCACGGAGACGTGATCTTCATCGCGGTGGGCACCCCGCCCAAGACCGATGGCTCTCCCGACCTCACCGCGATCCGGGCGGTCGGCGACGATATCGCCCAGCACCTGGACAGACCCAAGATCGTGGTCATCAAGAGCACCGTCCCCGTCGGCACCGGCGACGAGCTGGAGCAGCGAATCAACGCCAAGGCTCCCTTCAAGGTCTCGGTGGTCAACAATCCCGAGTTCCTCAAGGAGGGCAGCGCCGTCGCGGACTTCCAGAAACCCGATCGGGTGATCATCGGGGCGGAAAAGGCCGAGGCCGCCGCGGTGATCAGCGAGTTGCACGAGCCATTCATCCGCAACCAGCGCCCCGTGCACATCATGCGCCGGGCGGCCGCAGAAATGACCAAGTACGCGGCCAACGCCGCCCTCGCAACCCGAATCAGCTTCATCAACCAGGTCGCCAATATCTGCGACGAACTCGGAATCGACGTCAACGATGTCCGCCGGGGTATCGGATCCGATTCGCGGATCGGCTTCCAGTTCCTCTACCCCGGCGCAGGATACGGCGGCAGCTGCTTCCCCAAGGACGTCCAGGGACTGGTCTATGTCGCAAAACGGGCCGGCGTCACCGCAGACCTCCTGGAAAGCGTACACCAGGTCAACGTCCGCCAACGTCTCGTCATCTACAACAAGATCATCACTCGATTCGGCCAGGATCTCGCCAACCTCACCTTCGCCATCTGGGGCGTCGCCTTCAAGCCCAAAACCGACGATATCCGCGAGGCCCCCGCGGTCATCCTGATCGAGAAACTCCTCGAGGCCGGGGCAACCGTGCGAGCCCACGATCCCGAGGCCCTGGCCAACCTCAGGCAACGCTTCGCAGACCGGGTCAGCTGCCACGAGCAGGCTTACGAGGCCCTCGACGGAGCCGACGCGCTCGCCATCCTCACCGAGTGGAACGAGTTCCGATCCCCCAATTTCGAGCTGATGCGGGCCCGGATGCGCCAACCGATTGTCTTCGACGGCCGCAACCTGTACTCCCTGGAAACCATGCGCAAACACCACTTCGAATACTACGGCATCGGTCGATCAGCGACACCCCTCACCCGATAG
- a CDS encoding undecaprenyl/decaprenyl-phosphate alpha-N-acetylglucosaminyl 1-phosphate transferase, translating to MVSVDFVLGAATTTWEAILGQFWPVVAVSLGVSLLVTPLCRHVALRNGIVDQPDDFLKPHKVPIPYLGGVAVFAGWLAGILVSLLDAHVTVQKYQILGIAAAGAATMLVGLFDDLRFMRPTIKLACNITVAVWLLLFGLGDHIIQVFTGLIVPRNEPLDRWLELVYSVPIVLFIVVGACNATNLIDGLDGLCAGVLGIISIGFAILAIHLRMYSNVDVNNERIVLALAMLGAAAGFLPFNMNPAKIFLGDAGSMLLGLNAAVLILLFAEVQLVLWMIGALMVFGLPIADMLLTLARRWRNGKPLMIGDRSHFYDQLRDRGLSVRQVVVISYLLTLAFVLIGISVIFLRTRYAILVYGLACLGVVAAVWKFDMVGIENRRQNENSTRGSSADKSPS from the coding sequence ATGGTGAGCGTCGACTTCGTTCTTGGGGCCGCAACAACCACCTGGGAAGCGATCCTCGGCCAGTTCTGGCCCGTGGTCGCGGTGTCGCTCGGCGTCTCACTGCTGGTCACGCCCCTCTGCCGGCATGTTGCCCTTCGCAACGGGATTGTCGACCAGCCGGACGACTTCCTGAAGCCACACAAGGTGCCGATCCCCTACCTCGGCGGCGTCGCGGTCTTCGCCGGTTGGCTCGCGGGCATCCTCGTCTCCCTGCTCGACGCCCACGTGACCGTGCAGAAGTACCAGATCCTCGGCATCGCGGCAGCCGGGGCGGCCACCATGCTCGTCGGCCTGTTCGATGACCTTCGGTTCATGCGCCCTACAATCAAGCTGGCGTGCAATATCACTGTGGCCGTGTGGTTACTTCTCTTCGGACTCGGCGACCACATCATCCAGGTCTTCACTGGGCTGATCGTCCCTCGCAACGAGCCCCTGGACCGCTGGCTGGAACTGGTCTACTCGGTGCCGATCGTGCTCTTCATCGTCGTCGGAGCCTGCAACGCAACCAACCTGATCGACGGCCTCGACGGCCTGTGCGCGGGGGTACTCGGCATCATCTCGATCGGCTTCGCCATCCTGGCCATCCACCTGCGCATGTACTCCAACGTGGACGTGAACAACGAACGGATCGTCCTCGCTTTGGCCATGCTGGGAGCAGCCGCCGGTTTCCTGCCATTCAACATGAACCCGGCCAAGATCTTCCTCGGCGACGCAGGCTCCATGCTGCTCGGACTCAATGCCGCCGTTCTCATCCTGCTGTTCGCCGAAGTCCAACTCGTGCTCTGGATGATCGGCGCTCTCATGGTCTTCGGCCTGCCGATTGCCGATATGCTCTTGACCCTGGCCCGGCGATGGCGAAACGGCAAGCCGCTGATGATCGGCGACCGCAGCCACTTCTACGACCAACTCCGCGACCGCGGCCTGAGCGTCCGGCAGGTCGTGGTCATCAGCTATCTCCTGACCCTGGCGTTCGTGCTGATCGGGATCTCGGTGATCTTCCTCCGAACCCGGTATGCAATCCTGGTCTACGGCCTTGCCTGTCTGGGGGTCGTGGCTGCGGTGTGGAAGTTCGACATGGTCGGTATCGAGAACCGACGGCAAAACGAGAACAGCACACGCGGTTCCAGCGCCGACAAGAGTCCTTCATGA